The nucleotide sequence GCTGGGGCAAGTGCCAGAGCACTGGGACGTGGTGCCTGCGCTCGCTGCCTACAAGTCAAGAGGGATCAAGAACACCGGCATGGTGGAGAAGACGGTGCTGTCGCTGAGCTACGGGCGCATCGTGATTAAGCCGGAAGAGAAACTGCGCGGCCTCGTTCCTGAATCTTTCGAGACGTACCAGATCGTAGAACCGGGGAACATTATCGTCCGAACCACTGATCTCCAGAACGACAAGAACAGTCTTCGCATCGGCCATGCGAAAGACCGTGGCATCATCACTTCGGCCTACTTGTGTCTTGAGACCACTGACCGCGTACTCAACGAGTTCGGTTATCAGTATCTCAACGCCTATGATCTGCTGAAGATCATCTACGGCTATGGCTCTGGTCTGCGACAGAATCTGGATTTCAAGGACATTCGGCGCATGCCCGTACTTGTCCCGTCACATGACGAGCAGGCCGCCATCGTCCGTTATCTGGACTACGCAGACCGCCGCATTCGCCGCACCATCGCCGCCAAGCAGAAGCTGATCAAGCTGCTGCAAGAGCAGAAGCAGGTCATCATCCACCAAGCGGTGACGCGGGGGCTTGATCCGGATGTAAAGCTGAAGCCGAGTGGCGTGGAGTGGCTGGGCAATGTGCCGGAAGGATGGAAGGTCAAGCGGTTAAAGGCCGAGATGTACAACTTAAACCCTGTGCGCGTTCCGTTGAGTTCGACTGAGCGCGGACGTATGACGACCCGTGAGTACGATTATTACGGCGCATCTGGCATCATTGATAAAGTTGATGACTACCTATTCGATGATGACCTTCTCCTCATTGCCGAAGATGGGGCCAACTTAGTTCTCCGCAATCTTCCACTGGCCGTGATTGCGCGCGGGAAGTTCTGGGTCAATAATCATGCCCATATTCTTAAGCCGATAGAAGGCAAATTGGAGTATTTTGCTGCCGTCCTAGAACAGATCAATTATCTGCCCTGGATAACTGGATCTGCACAACCAAAATTGACGCGAGATAGACTAATGGCCGTAAAAATTCCAGTGCCACCTGTAGACGAGCAAGAAGCCATTACTGAGGCCATATCCAATACAACCTTGCCATTATCAAGTGCGATCCAACGTACCCAGCAAGAAATCTCCCTCCTGCGCGAGTACCGCACCCGCCTCATCGCCGATCTGGTCACGGGCAAGCTGGACGTGCGGGGCGTGGCGGCGCAGTTGCCGGAGCTGGATGCCGCTCTGCCGGAAGAAGAACTTGATGTGGAGATCGATACCGACTTGGAAGGTGACGAGCCTGAGACGGAAGCTGCCGAGGCACTGGCATGACCAGTTACCGCTCACTCGATTATGTGGTGGGCTAAGTCTGCCACCCATCCAGCGAGACCGGGTGGGCGGAGTTCAAGCACACCAGGCCCGAGCCGGAAGAGATCGCGCAGGTTGCTTGATGACTTGGGCACGGCGCGCTGACCTGGCACTGACCACCAACCTGGCAACGCCCGCCCACACGAGGTTGTGCCCGTCCTACGTCGCTTGATGGTTGCTTGATGGCCAGCCCCGAGATTGGAGACACCATGACGACAGACACCACAGAAAAAGGCCTGGAGAACATCATCGTCGCCTCTCTCACCGGGAATGGCTGGCTGCCCGGCCGCCCGCAGGACTACGAACGTGAGTACGCCGTGGACCTCGCGCAGTTCACCGCCTTTCTGGAGGCCACGCAGCCTGCACTGGTGGACGCCTTCGACCTGAAGAACGCCTCGCCCACCCGCCTCAAGTTCCTGTCACGCCTGCAGGGCGAGATCACCAGACGCGGTGTGGTGGACGTGTTGCGCAAGGGCGTGCACCACGGTGCCCACCACCTGGACCTCTTTTACGGCACGCCCACGCCTGGCAATGTGAAGGCGGCCGCCCTGAACACCCAGAACCGCTTCAGCGTGACCCGGCAACTGCGCTACAGCCGCGACGAGACCGCGCTGGCGCTGGACCTGGGGCTGTTCATCAACGGGCTGCCGGTGGCCACGGCGGAACTCAAGAACAGCCTGACCCGGCAGACGGTGGCCGACGCCGTGGAGCAGTACCGGCGGGACCGTGACCCGCGGGAGCCGCTGTTCATCATGGGACGCTGCGTGGCCCACTTCGCCGTGGACGACGCCGAAGTCCGCTTCTGCACCGGGCTGCAGGGCAAGGCGTCGTGGTTCCTGCCGTTCAACCAGGGCTGGAACGACGGGGCCGGCAACCCGCCCAACCCGCACGGCCTGAGGACCGCGTACTTCTGGGAAGAGGTGCTGCGCCCGGCCAGCCTGACCAACATCCTGGAGAACTACGCCCAGATCATCGCCCCGGAACACCCGAAGACCAGGAAGAAAAAGCGTCAGCAGATCTTTCCCCGTTATCAGCAGCTGGACGTGGTGCGGAGGCTGCTGGCCCATGCGGGGGAGCACGGTGTCGGGCAGCGCTACCTGATTCAACATTCGGCGGGCAGCGGAAAATCGAATTCGATTGCGTGGCTCGCCTACCAGCTGGTCGGGCTGGAGCGCGGGGGCCAGCCGGTCTTCGATTCGGTGGTGGTGGTGACCGACCGCCGCATCCTCGACAAGCAGATCCGGGACACCATCGGCCACTTTGCCCAGGTCGGCGCCACCGTCGGGCACGCGGAACATTCCGGCGACCTGCGGACGTTCCTGCAGGGCGGCAAGAAGATCATCATCACCACCGTCCAGAAATTCCCCTTCATCCTGGACGAGATTGGACTCGAGGCCGGCCGGCGCTTCGCCATTGTGATCGACGAGGCGCACTCCAGCCAGAGCGGGCGCAGCGCCGCGGCCATGAACCAGGCCATGGCGGGAGACGACGGCGAGGAACACGATCCCGAGGATCTGATCAACGACACGCTGGAACGGCGCATACAGACCCGCAAGATGCTGACCAACGCCTCGTATTTCGCGTTCACGGCCACGCCGAAGAACAAGACGCTGGAGACCTTCGGCGTGCCGTTTCACGAGGACGGCAAGGTCAAGCACCGGCCATTCCACGTCTACTCGATGAAGCAGGCCATCCAGGAGGGCTTTATCCAGGACGTCCTGCAGAATTTCACGCCGGTGGAAAGCTACTACCGTCTGATGAAGACGGTGGAAGCGGATCCCGAATTCGACACGAAAAAGGCACAGAAGAAGCTGCGCCGGTATGTGGAGGGCCACGAACACGCCATCCGGATCAAGGCGGAAATCATGGTGGATCATTTCCACGAGCAGGTGATCGCCCTGCGCAAACTGGGCGGCGAGGCGCGCGCCATGGTCGTCACCGGCAGCATCCAGCAGGCCATCGACTATTTTCATGCCATCCAGACCTACCTGGCAGAACGCAAAAGTTCTTACCGGGCCATCGTCGCCTTCTCCGGGGAACCGGAATACAAGGGCGTCAAGGTCACGGAAGCGGGTCTCAACGGCTTTCCCTCCAACGACATCGCCGAGAAGATTCAGGAAGACCCCTACCGCTTCCTGGTCTGCGCCGACAAGTTCCAGACCGGCTACGACGAGCCGCTGCTGCACACCATGTACGTGGACAAGCCGCTGTCGGGCATCAAGGCGGTGCAGACCCTCTCCCGCCTGAACCGGGCCCACCCGAAAAAGCACGACGTGTTCGTGCTGGACTTTCAGAACAGCACGGACGGCATCCGCAAGTCCTTTGAGGACTACTACCGCACCACGGTGCTGAGCGACGAGACCGACCCCAACAAGTTGCACGACCTGAAGGCCGATCTCGATGGCCACCAGGTCTACGCCCAGGCCGATGTCGACACCCTGGTGGAGCTGTACCTGAACGGCGCCGCGCGCGACCGGCTCGATCCCATCCTCGACGCGTGCACCGCCTCCTACAACGATCTCGATGAAGACGGGCAGGTGGACTTCAAGGGCAAGGCGAAGGCCTTTGTGCGCACCTACAGCTTCCTGGCGGCCCTGCTGCCCTACACCACGCCGGGCTGGGAGAAGCTGTCCATTTTTCTGAACTTCCTGATTCCCAAGTTGCCCGCGCCGAAGGAAGAGGACCTGGCACGCGGCATTCTCGAGACCATCGACATGGACAGCTACCGCGTGGAAAGGAAGGCGGCCGTGCAGGTCCAGCTGAAAGACGCGGACGCGGAGCTTGGTCCTGTACCGGTTGAGGGGGGCGGCCACCTGAGCGAACCGGAACTGGACCGGCTTTCGAACATCGTCAAGGCCTTTAATGACCAGTTCGGGAACATTCCCTGGACCGATGCCGACCGCCTGCGCAAGCTGATCACCGAGGAGATTCCCGTGATGATGGCGGCCGACGTTCCTTACCAGAACGCCCTGAAAAACTCGGACCGGCAGAACGCGCGGATTGAGCACGACCGGGCGCTGCGGCGGGTGCTGGTCGGTCTGATGAAGGACCACACCGAACTGTTCAAGCAATACGCGGACAACGCCGATTTTAAGCGGTTTGTCCAGAACACCGTGTTCGACCTGACCTCCACAGGGAGCGAGATGGGGCCGCCGCGCCGTTGACGACTGGTGCGGTGAGACCGCTGCTTCAGCACGCCCTCGCTGGGGGCGCAGTTGTCC is from Deinococcus aerolatus and encodes:
- a CDS encoding type I restriction endonuclease subunit R, yielding MTTDTTEKGLENIIVASLTGNGWLPGRPQDYEREYAVDLAQFTAFLEATQPALVDAFDLKNASPTRLKFLSRLQGEITRRGVVDVLRKGVHHGAHHLDLFYGTPTPGNVKAAALNTQNRFSVTRQLRYSRDETALALDLGLFINGLPVATAELKNSLTRQTVADAVEQYRRDRDPREPLFIMGRCVAHFAVDDAEVRFCTGLQGKASWFLPFNQGWNDGAGNPPNPHGLRTAYFWEEVLRPASLTNILENYAQIIAPEHPKTRKKKRQQIFPRYQQLDVVRRLLAHAGEHGVGQRYLIQHSAGSGKSNSIAWLAYQLVGLERGGQPVFDSVVVVTDRRILDKQIRDTIGHFAQVGATVGHAEHSGDLRTFLQGGKKIIITTVQKFPFILDEIGLEAGRRFAIVIDEAHSSQSGRSAAAMNQAMAGDDGEEHDPEDLINDTLERRIQTRKMLTNASYFAFTATPKNKTLETFGVPFHEDGKVKHRPFHVYSMKQAIQEGFIQDVLQNFTPVESYYRLMKTVEADPEFDTKKAQKKLRRYVEGHEHAIRIKAEIMVDHFHEQVIALRKLGGEARAMVVTGSIQQAIDYFHAIQTYLAERKSSYRAIVAFSGEPEYKGVKVTEAGLNGFPSNDIAEKIQEDPYRFLVCADKFQTGYDEPLLHTMYVDKPLSGIKAVQTLSRLNRAHPKKHDVFVLDFQNSTDGIRKSFEDYYRTTVLSDETDPNKLHDLKADLDGHQVYAQADVDTLVELYLNGAARDRLDPILDACTASYNDLDEDGQVDFKGKAKAFVRTYSFLAALLPYTTPGWEKLSIFLNFLIPKLPAPKEEDLARGILETIDMDSYRVERKAAVQVQLKDADAELGPVPVEGGGHLSEPELDRLSNIVKAFNDQFGNIPWTDADRLRKLITEEIPVMMAADVPYQNALKNSDRQNARIEHDRALRRVLVGLMKDHTELFKQYADNADFKRFVQNTVFDLTSTGSEMGPPRR
- a CDS encoding restriction endonuclease subunit S — translated: MIHALTPYPAMKDSGVPWLGQVPEHWDVVPALAAYKSRGIKNTGMVEKTVLSLSYGRIVIKPEEKLRGLVPESFETYQIVEPGNIIVRTTDLQNDKNSLRIGHAKDRGIITSAYLCLETTDRVLNEFGYQYLNAYDLLKIIYGYGSGLRQNLDFKDIRRMPVLVPSHDEQAAIVRYLDYADRRIRRTIAAKQKLIKLLQEQKQVIIHQAVTRGLDPDVKLKPSGVEWLGNVPEGWKVKRLKAEMYNLNPVRVPLSSTERGRMTTREYDYYGASGIIDKVDDYLFDDDLLLIAEDGANLVLRNLPLAVIARGKFWVNNHAHILKPIEGKLEYFAAVLEQINYLPWITGSAQPKLTRDRLMAVKIPVPPVDEQEAITEAISNTTLPLSSAIQRTQQEISLLREYRTRLIADLVTGKLDVRGVAAQLPELDAALPEEELDVEIDTDLEGDEPETEAAEALA